One window of Biomphalaria glabrata chromosome 6, xgBioGlab47.1, whole genome shotgun sequence genomic DNA carries:
- the LOC129926995 gene encoding uncharacterized protein LOC129926995 isoform X2 has protein sequence MMACLIKMCKTRRFYLSKSPFVFGRVTTSLTELPLGASSRPRVRSARLPIPGMPRSQMGVARFYDWSDDPAECFPISRLYREIASVPRLPVSKLSRVNASNASTHDIKIGLSTSRNYAVGQGRMFFRDKKALTRGEKEIIEGIYKNRGDQNARELLGKSDVLIKSHQDAWNYDKSGNINLSRVLLKGEKIDTNTPRVSAVADAKTSPTPSARKSSGSDSFLAPGKTSLNRTTRYPDALLVSTCLTCQKLQDDYENTQYIDSGPSAPPSSPDIWHPRHKLTSVPTFHKLLSSRPSVQPNLVLLADRMAALRLDPSQLHDQMLNSVSTHSHRCVVSPASSCDFSEIPNPENIETLTQDVNSEALLGAANWVLQCDERPERGSSEGEKRKIAVQIYVPTAGEDVADDDTNLLVKSSMARERPISHRTYVRRKKIKV, from the exons ATGATGGCCTGTTTAATTAAGATGTGCAAGACTCGTAGATTTTATTTGTCCAA GAGTCCCTTTGTGTTTGGTAGAGTGACCACAAGCCTTACGGAGCTTCCTTTAGGGGCAAGCTCTCGCCCCAGGGTAAGATCTGCTCGTCTCCCGATTCCTGGCATGCCTCGAAGTCAAATGGGGGTCGCCCGTTTCTACGACTGGTCTGACGATCCTGCTGAGTGCTTCCCTATTTCCCGACTCTACCGAGAAATCGCCAGCGTACCCCGACTGCCCGTCAGTAAGTTGTCGCGGGTGAACGCCAGCAACGCATCCACGCACGACATCAAGATAGGTCTCTCGACCAGCAGGAACTATGCCGTTGGTCAAGGCCGAATGTTCTTTCGGGACAAGAAAGCACTGACCAGAGGCGAGAAAGAAATAATCGAAGGGATATACAAGAACCGCGGAGACCAGAATGCTCGCGAATTACTCGGCAAGTCGGATGTCCTGATCAAAAGTCACCAAGACGCTTGGAATTATGATAAAAGTGGAAACATTAACTTGAGTAGAGTTTTGTTAAAAGGTGAAAAAATAGACACGAATACTCCTAGAGTCAGCGCCGTTGCGGACGCTAAAACTTCCCCGACGCCTTCAGCTAGAAAATCATCGGGTTCAGATTCGTTTTTGGCGCCTGGGAAAACCTCTTTGAACAGAACCACCCGTTACCCCGATGCATTGCTGGTCTCCACTTGTTTGACTTGCCAAAAGCTGCAAGATGATTATGAAAACACTCAGTACATAGACTCAGGGCCTTCGGCTCCACCTAGTTCCCCGGACATTTGGCACCCCAGACACAAACTAACATCAGTTCCCACTTTCCATAAACTGTTGAGCTCCAGGCCGAGCGTACAGCCAAACTTAGTTCTACTGGCGGACAGGATGGCAGCCCTCAGACTTGACCCGAGTCAGCTACACGATCAGATGCTAAACAGCGTTTCCACGCACTCACACCGCTGCGTAGTCAGTCCTGCTAGCTCGTGTGATTTCTCGGAAATCCCAAACccagaaaatattgaaacattaaCCCAAGACGTGAACAGTGAAGCCCTGCTAGGGGCGGCTAACTGGGTTTTGCAGTGCGATGAACGACCAGAACGGGGGTCGTCAGAAGGTGAGAAGCGAAAGATAGCCGTTCAGATTTATGTTCCAACAGCTGGAGAAGACGTAGCAGACGATGACACAAATTTGTTGGTGAAAAGTTCAATGGCCAGAGAAAGGCCCATCAGCCATCGGACGTATGTAAGaaggaagaaaataaaagtatga
- the LOC129926995 gene encoding uncharacterized protein LOC129926995 isoform X1: protein MTPVHESFSKPVQYQNVDPGLRPQTVAVTQRERQRRDHQNLCIEIRSPFVFGRVTTSLTELPLGASSRPRVRSARLPIPGMPRSQMGVARFYDWSDDPAECFPISRLYREIASVPRLPVSKLSRVNASNASTHDIKIGLSTSRNYAVGQGRMFFRDKKALTRGEKEIIEGIYKNRGDQNARELLGKSDVLIKSHQDAWNYDKSGNINLSRVLLKGEKIDTNTPRVSAVADAKTSPTPSARKSSGSDSFLAPGKTSLNRTTRYPDALLVSTCLTCQKLQDDYENTQYIDSGPSAPPSSPDIWHPRHKLTSVPTFHKLLSSRPSVQPNLVLLADRMAALRLDPSQLHDQMLNSVSTHSHRCVVSPASSCDFSEIPNPENIETLTQDVNSEALLGAANWVLQCDERPERGSSEGEKRKIAVQIYVPTAGEDVADDDTNLLVKSSMARERPISHRTYVRRKKIKV, encoded by the coding sequence GAGTCCCTTTGTGTTTGGTAGAGTGACCACAAGCCTTACGGAGCTTCCTTTAGGGGCAAGCTCTCGCCCCAGGGTAAGATCTGCTCGTCTCCCGATTCCTGGCATGCCTCGAAGTCAAATGGGGGTCGCCCGTTTCTACGACTGGTCTGACGATCCTGCTGAGTGCTTCCCTATTTCCCGACTCTACCGAGAAATCGCCAGCGTACCCCGACTGCCCGTCAGTAAGTTGTCGCGGGTGAACGCCAGCAACGCATCCACGCACGACATCAAGATAGGTCTCTCGACCAGCAGGAACTATGCCGTTGGTCAAGGCCGAATGTTCTTTCGGGACAAGAAAGCACTGACCAGAGGCGAGAAAGAAATAATCGAAGGGATATACAAGAACCGCGGAGACCAGAATGCTCGCGAATTACTCGGCAAGTCGGATGTCCTGATCAAAAGTCACCAAGACGCTTGGAATTATGATAAAAGTGGAAACATTAACTTGAGTAGAGTTTTGTTAAAAGGTGAAAAAATAGACACGAATACTCCTAGAGTCAGCGCCGTTGCGGACGCTAAAACTTCCCCGACGCCTTCAGCTAGAAAATCATCGGGTTCAGATTCGTTTTTGGCGCCTGGGAAAACCTCTTTGAACAGAACCACCCGTTACCCCGATGCATTGCTGGTCTCCACTTGTTTGACTTGCCAAAAGCTGCAAGATGATTATGAAAACACTCAGTACATAGACTCAGGGCCTTCGGCTCCACCTAGTTCCCCGGACATTTGGCACCCCAGACACAAACTAACATCAGTTCCCACTTTCCATAAACTGTTGAGCTCCAGGCCGAGCGTACAGCCAAACTTAGTTCTACTGGCGGACAGGATGGCAGCCCTCAGACTTGACCCGAGTCAGCTACACGATCAGATGCTAAACAGCGTTTCCACGCACTCACACCGCTGCGTAGTCAGTCCTGCTAGCTCGTGTGATTTCTCGGAAATCCCAAACccagaaaatattgaaacattaaCCCAAGACGTGAACAGTGAAGCCCTGCTAGGGGCGGCTAACTGGGTTTTGCAGTGCGATGAACGACCAGAACGGGGGTCGTCAGAAGGTGAGAAGCGAAAGATAGCCGTTCAGATTTATGTTCCAACAGCTGGAGAAGACGTAGCAGACGATGACACAAATTTGTTGGTGAAAAGTTCAATGGCCAGAGAAAGGCCCATCAGCCATCGGACGTATGTAAGaaggaagaaaataaaagtatga
- the LOC129926995 gene encoding uncharacterized protein LOC129926995 isoform X3 — MPRSQMGVARFYDWSDDPAECFPISRLYREIASVPRLPVSKLSRVNASNASTHDIKIGLSTSRNYAVGQGRMFFRDKKALTRGEKEIIEGIYKNRGDQNARELLGKSDVLIKSHQDAWNYDKSGNINLSRVLLKGEKIDTNTPRVSAVADAKTSPTPSARKSSGSDSFLAPGKTSLNRTTRYPDALLVSTCLTCQKLQDDYENTQYIDSGPSAPPSSPDIWHPRHKLTSVPTFHKLLSSRPSVQPNLVLLADRMAALRLDPSQLHDQMLNSVSTHSHRCVVSPASSCDFSEIPNPENIETLTQDVNSEALLGAANWVLQCDERPERGSSEGEKRKIAVQIYVPTAGEDVADDDTNLLVKSSMARERPISHRTYVRRKKIKV, encoded by the coding sequence ATGCCTCGAAGTCAAATGGGGGTCGCCCGTTTCTACGACTGGTCTGACGATCCTGCTGAGTGCTTCCCTATTTCCCGACTCTACCGAGAAATCGCCAGCGTACCCCGACTGCCCGTCAGTAAGTTGTCGCGGGTGAACGCCAGCAACGCATCCACGCACGACATCAAGATAGGTCTCTCGACCAGCAGGAACTATGCCGTTGGTCAAGGCCGAATGTTCTTTCGGGACAAGAAAGCACTGACCAGAGGCGAGAAAGAAATAATCGAAGGGATATACAAGAACCGCGGAGACCAGAATGCTCGCGAATTACTCGGCAAGTCGGATGTCCTGATCAAAAGTCACCAAGACGCTTGGAATTATGATAAAAGTGGAAACATTAACTTGAGTAGAGTTTTGTTAAAAGGTGAAAAAATAGACACGAATACTCCTAGAGTCAGCGCCGTTGCGGACGCTAAAACTTCCCCGACGCCTTCAGCTAGAAAATCATCGGGTTCAGATTCGTTTTTGGCGCCTGGGAAAACCTCTTTGAACAGAACCACCCGTTACCCCGATGCATTGCTGGTCTCCACTTGTTTGACTTGCCAAAAGCTGCAAGATGATTATGAAAACACTCAGTACATAGACTCAGGGCCTTCGGCTCCACCTAGTTCCCCGGACATTTGGCACCCCAGACACAAACTAACATCAGTTCCCACTTTCCATAAACTGTTGAGCTCCAGGCCGAGCGTACAGCCAAACTTAGTTCTACTGGCGGACAGGATGGCAGCCCTCAGACTTGACCCGAGTCAGCTACACGATCAGATGCTAAACAGCGTTTCCACGCACTCACACCGCTGCGTAGTCAGTCCTGCTAGCTCGTGTGATTTCTCGGAAATCCCAAACccagaaaatattgaaacattaaCCCAAGACGTGAACAGTGAAGCCCTGCTAGGGGCGGCTAACTGGGTTTTGCAGTGCGATGAACGACCAGAACGGGGGTCGTCAGAAGGTGAGAAGCGAAAGATAGCCGTTCAGATTTATGTTCCAACAGCTGGAGAAGACGTAGCAGACGATGACACAAATTTGTTGGTGAAAAGTTCAATGGCCAGAGAAAGGCCCATCAGCCATCGGACGTATGTAAGaaggaagaaaataaaagtatga